From a region of the uncultured Fibrobacter sp. genome:
- a CDS encoding aldolase catalytic domain-containing protein: MYYESIKVLDCTIRDGGLVNKHDFSLEFVRRLYTLLSAAGVDYMEMGYKNSPDLFDPKEYGPWKFCDDDLLWKVKDGIDSKIKMAVMADVGRVNMDAVKPASESPYQMFRVASYVKNIDKGIEMVNAFHDMGYETTLNIMAVSRDRGPELDEALHQVNEECKADVLYLVDSFGAFYQEDIDKEITRYRGIVKGKKFGFHGHNNQQLAFSNTIQAIIDHVDYLDGSVSGMGRGAGNCTTELLLGFLKNPKYDLRPVLDAYQELFLPLKEKYEWGYIIPQMITGMLNRHPQDAIAIRKTEDKDNYTKFYNHMMND; this comes from the coding sequence ATGTACTACGAAAGCATCAAAGTTTTGGACTGCACCATCCGCGATGGTGGCTTGGTCAACAAGCACGACTTCTCCCTCGAATTTGTGCGTCGCCTTTACACCCTCCTGTCTGCCGCCGGTGTGGACTATATGGAAATGGGTTACAAGAACTCTCCGGATCTCTTTGACCCCAAGGAATACGGTCCGTGGAAGTTCTGCGATGACGATTTGCTCTGGAAGGTGAAAGACGGTATCGATTCCAAGATCAAGATGGCTGTGATGGCTGACGTTGGCCGCGTGAACATGGACGCCGTGAAGCCCGCCAGCGAAAGCCCGTATCAGATGTTCCGCGTGGCAAGCTACGTGAAGAACATCGACAAGGGTATCGAAATGGTGAACGCCTTCCACGACATGGGTTACGAAACCACCCTCAACATCATGGCCGTGAGCCGTGACCGTGGCCCGGAACTGGATGAAGCCCTGCACCAGGTGAACGAAGAATGCAAGGCCGACGTGCTTTACTTGGTGGACAGCTTCGGCGCATTCTACCAGGAAGACATCGATAAGGAAATTACCCGCTACCGCGGTATCGTAAAGGGCAAGAAATTTGGCTTCCATGGCCACAACAACCAGCAGCTGGCCTTCTCCAACACGATTCAGGCAATCATTGACCATGTGGATTACCTCGACGGTTCCGTGTCTGGCATGGGCCGCGGCGCCGGCAACTGCACCACCGAACTCTTGCTCGGATTCCTCAAGAACCCGAAGTACGACCTTCGTCCGGTGCTTGATGCCTACCAGGAACTGTTCTTGCCGCTTAAGGAAAAGTACGAATGGGGCTACATCATTCCGCAGATGATTACGGGTATGCTAAACCGTCACCCGCAAGATGCCATCGCCATCCGCAAGACCGAAGACAAGGACAACTACACCAAGTTCTATAATCATATGATGAATGACTAG
- the rpsF gene encoding 30S ribosomal protein S6, producing MRQYETMVIIDAMISDDAIKAEIETIAANITKGNGEILRRDDWGKRKLAYTIKKRQHGFYVIFYYKAEAATVASVEAALKLNENVLRWMTLADYPMSEIVYDQTQTQSTEDIIPVDAEEGEAE from the coding sequence ATGAGACAATACGAAACGATGGTGATCATCGACGCTATGATCTCTGACGACGCTATCAAGGCCGAAATCGAGACTATCGCCGCCAACATCACCAAAGGCAACGGCGAAATCCTCCGCCGCGACGATTGGGGCAAGCGCAAGCTCGCTTACACCATCAAGAAGCGCCAGCATGGCTTTTACGTGATCTTCTACTACAAGGCTGAAGCCGCTACGGTCGCCTCTGTGGAAGCCGCTCTTAAGCTGAACGAAAACGTTCTCCGCTGGATGACTCTCGCTGATTATCCGATGAGCGAAATTGTTTATGACCAAACTCAGACCCAGTCCACCGAAGATATCATCCCGGTTGACGCAGAAGAAGGGGAGGCTGAATAA
- the rpsR gene encoding 30S ribosomal protein S18: MAFEDKKQATRIRRKKTCWFTENNIKFIDYKDEKTLRRFISERGKIIPRRISGTSAKYQRMLNEAIKRARQMAILPFVSDSLR; the protein is encoded by the coding sequence ATGGCTTTTGAAGATAAGAAGCAGGCAACCCGTATCCGCCGCAAGAAGACTTGCTGGTTCACGGAAAACAACATCAAGTTCATTGACTATAAGGACGAAAAGACTCTTCGTCGCTTTATCTCTGAACGTGGTAAGATCATTCCTCGCCGCATTTCTGGCACCTCCGCCAAGTATCAGCGTATGCTGAACGAAGCTATCAAGCGTGCCCGTCAGATGGCTATTCTCCCGTTCGTTTCGGACAGTCTGCGCTAA
- the rplI gene encoding 50S ribosomal protein L9, which translates to MEIILKANVPHLGKMLDVVKVKDGYARNYLFPRKLAVRATKEAKLEIENNRAAVEAQFQKELAAAGDVAAKLSQISVNLERRVVEGERLYGSVTASDIADAITKQGVKVTRAQVALEEPIKQLGVYTVTIKVFSDVEAQVKVWVVAEKA; encoded by the coding sequence ATGGAAATTATTCTTAAGGCCAACGTTCCCCACTTGGGCAAGATGCTTGACGTCGTGAAGGTTAAGGACGGCTATGCCCGTAACTACCTCTTCCCGCGCAAGCTCGCTGTTCGTGCTACTAAGGAAGCCAAGCTCGAAATCGAAAACAACCGCGCTGCCGTTGAAGCTCAGTTCCAGAAGGAACTCGCTGCCGCTGGCGATGTAGCTGCTAAGCTTTCTCAGATTTCTGTTAACCTCGAACGCCGCGTTGTGGAAGGCGAACGTCTGTACGGTTCTGTGACCGCTTCTGACATCGCTGACGCCATCACCAAGCAGGGCGTTAAGGTTACCCGTGCTCAGGTTGCTCTCGAAGAACCGATCAAGCAGCTCGGTGTTTACACCGTGACGATCAAGGTCTTCAGCGACGTTGAAGCTCAGGTCAAGGTTTGGGTGGTTGCAGAGAAGGCATAA
- a CDS encoding PolC-type DNA polymerase III: MPPKFVAFDLETTGLNNQKDEIIEIGAVKFTVETKNGKVVPKLLGELETFVKPNMMIPAEASAVNHIYDSDVQDAPAVGDAIKKFTEFCGQSSILLAHNANFDASFLRVAYKNNPQLVPGNPVIDSLAISKAILPEASSHKLGILANMFQRRDEISMKIESDKMHRAVYDCLMLMEVFVALLRRRFKEKDWEMASIMKNMEKYKGIPQFINK, from the coding sequence ATGCCCCCGAAATTTGTCGCCTTCGACCTTGAAACTACAGGTCTTAACAACCAGAAAGATGAAATCATTGAAATCGGTGCCGTCAAGTTCACCGTCGAAACCAAGAACGGCAAAGTCGTGCCTAAGCTGCTCGGCGAACTCGAAACCTTCGTAAAGCCGAACATGATGATTCCGGCCGAAGCCTCTGCCGTGAACCACATTTACGACAGCGACGTGCAAGACGCCCCCGCCGTTGGCGACGCCATCAAGAAGTTCACCGAATTCTGCGGCCAGAGCTCTATTCTGCTCGCCCATAACGCAAACTTCGACGCAAGCTTTTTGCGCGTGGCCTACAAGAACAACCCGCAGCTGGTGCCCGGCAACCCGGTCATCGACTCCCTCGCTATTTCCAAGGCGATCCTCCCTGAAGCCAGTTCCCACAAGCTCGGCATCTTGGCCAACATGTTCCAGCGCCGCGACGAAATCAGCATGAAGATAGAATCCGACAAGATGCACCGCGCCGTTTACGACTGCCTGATGCTCATGGAAGTGTTCGTGGCCCTGCTCCGCCGCCGCTTCAAAGAGAAAGACTGGGAAATGGCCAGCATCATGAAGAACATGGAAAAGTACAAGGGCATTCCCCAGTTCATCAACAAGTAA
- a CDS encoding DUF374 domain-containing protein, whose amino-acid sequence MAKPAFKVRFKAFLVTLWIKSLRIRLKTPESFAPGILGVWHQDLLASAAAFKNWGVHTLVSESSDGDLFATIVQNLGYSVTRGSSTHGATNVRHLLTPLREGRFVGMALDGPRGPAGVVKKGSLWLSKTSNTPLWQISARYGAHITLKTWDKFVLPLPLTRIDIEIKLSL is encoded by the coding sequence ATGGCTAAACCCGCTTTCAAGGTCAGGTTCAAGGCATTTCTTGTAACCCTCTGGATTAAAAGCCTTCGCATCAGGCTCAAAACGCCCGAGTCGTTTGCTCCGGGAATCCTTGGAGTGTGGCATCAAGATCTACTCGCGAGTGCCGCCGCCTTTAAAAACTGGGGCGTGCACACACTCGTTTCTGAGTCCAGCGACGGCGACCTTTTCGCGACCATCGTACAAAATCTCGGCTACAGTGTCACACGCGGTTCGAGCACCCACGGCGCCACCAACGTACGCCACCTGCTTACACCGCTCCGCGAAGGCCGCTTTGTAGGCATGGCTCTCGATGGCCCTCGCGGACCGGCAGGCGTAGTCAAAAAAGGCTCGCTCTGGCTTTCCAAAACAAGCAACACTCCCCTATGGCAAATCAGCGCCAGGTACGGCGCGCACATCACGCTAAAAACATGGGATAAATTTGTTTTGCCCCTGCCGCTGACACGTATTGACATCGAAATTAAATTATCTTTGTGA